One stretch of Bombina bombina isolate aBomBom1 chromosome 7, aBomBom1.pri, whole genome shotgun sequence DNA includes these proteins:
- the LOC128667141 gene encoding mucin-22-like, producing MGKWISFATRMILLSSVFLDGTGANLSDANSTQVTTVAETTSDATTPVATSTKYLTTGTSTPDATTTVTTAVTHTTAASSSVGITNTGGTISASSTVEETTGTTTTTPISDETTTTSRQTAAASTLTSTVAPEPSTTELTSKEATTTVATAGTTSTALHSVKTTTTGFTTATTATASATETTTATTGATTSATTTTAVNTEANTATSATTAATAVVSTAGTNSTALHSLETTTTGFTTATTATASTAETTTATTGATTSATTTAVNTEVNTATSATTAATAVVSTAGTTSTALHSLETTTTGFTTATTATASIAETTTATTGATTSATTTTAVNTETNTSATITATTVVSTKETTSTASNSAETTTTGFSTATTATSSTSETTSVTTGATTSATTTTAVNTETNTATSATTTATTVVSTKGTTSTASNSAETTTTGFSTATTATASTAETTTSATTTAADSTIASTVAPEPSTTELTSKEATTTVATAVISTTGTTNTASNSAETTTTGFTTATTATASTAETTTSATTTAADSTIASTVAPESSTTELTSKAATTTVATAVISTTGTTNTASNSAETTTTGFTTATTAKASTAETTSVTTGATTSETTNTAVNIEATTTTSSTTTTNTTTVNIEETTTTSATTSVAASTTASTVAPKPPTTELTSKKATTNVATAVISTTGTTSTASNSAETTTTGFTTATTATASTTETTTATTGATTSATTTTAVNTEANTATSATTAATAVVSTAGTNSTALHSLETTTTGFTTATTATASTTETTTATTGATTSATTTTAVNNEANTATSATTAATAVVSTAGTTSTALHSLETTTTGFTTATTATASTAETTTATTGATTSATTTAVNTEANTATSATTAATAVVSTAGTTSTALHSVETTTTGFTTATTATARIAETTTATTGATTSATTTTAVNTETNTATSATTTATTVVSTKGTTSTASNSAETTTTGFSTATTATASTAETTTSATTTAAASTIASTVAPEPSTTELTSKEATTTVATAVISTTGTTNTASNSAETTTTGFTTAATAKASTAETTSVTTGATTSETTNTAVNIEATTTTSSTTTTNTTTVNIEATTTTSATTSVAASTTASTVAPKPPTTELTSKKATSNVATAVISTTGTTSTASNSAETTTTGFTTATTAKASTAETTTATTGATMSEATTTAVNTETTTTTSATTTATAVVSTAGTTSIASNSAETTTTGFSIAKTANASTAETTTVTTGATTSEAKATTITDTATTASTAEASTTGTAITESSATEATTKTPSTTASKSSTESTSIGATTDASTSINATSETGATTATPTTANVVTSESAITSSSTNTATSITDASTVAAKSSTTRLTTEKATSTVTTVTPTIGTTNIASNTVQTTITGSTAEKTTMEVITASTAITNQATITKDTSAVATMGVSGTTTKTDTTSQVTKTATYTSVVTTIPVTATTSDITNADTSTTGTTTSKSTITGATSETVSTTGVKSSAGSTSMGATTDVATSISPTSETGATTGTTTTANRVTSESTTITASTNTYTTETTTVVTASDIASAKVSTTDATTIAAATAATTTSTTSTAITTTEDITTAKASTSEGVTVTITVGTNAEFTSTVDSTSSKVSNLTSSTAGVLMTAVTTTVSTNEAAATTGITATAAITENTKIMDSSTGVVTSSAATAGSTATTSATIGTTNQTSATSLITANESTLITETTTVKITTAAVKTTGVNTGVSNIIGAITEATIAAGVSNGTAIDTTTLGPNTIGVATIETSTIVTTTGASTIENTTILGNSNITEVTVTSGSTSESNNTISAITAISSTVGVSTIVSATEYSTIVATPTGAATGSINGTSTATVTNMGTATTGSTTESIKNITSIASSIGKTTVSVTEDSTIVATSSEAITGAATGITNGSSAATTMGTATTGSTTVSTNNITSIASTIGITTVSVTEDSTIIGTSSGVIIGAATGSKNGTSAATSMGTATTGSTTEPTNNITLIASSIELTTQVSVTEDSTIIGTSSGVTIGSATGSTNVTSTVTATTMGTATTGSTTKSTNNITSITSSIGITTVSVTEDSTIVATSSGVITVAGTGSTNGTSTASSGTAETTIIASTGTVSTTTLSSEISTSMATESSTNGNAVTRSTGLSEGGSTVTQSTTNTTNSDQSAVSFWSIILIGLVAVLAAGLILGLLFGILACIRSGGTYAVSSIPSYFPHLAAGISARPSLSLDPEGGRLQTGYIKRPSIQREAYELQPKFLHSGHKNY from the exons GAGCAAATCTATCAGATGCCAATTCAACTCAAGTGACAACCGTAGCAGAGACTACTTCGGATGCAACTACCCCTGTTGCCACAAGTACAAAATACCTTACAACAGGAACATCAACTCCAGATGCCACTACTACTGTAACTACAGCTGTAACACACACTACTGCAGCATCTAGTTCTGTGGGAATAACTAATACAGGAGGTACAATTTCAGCATCCAGCACTGTTGAAGAAACTACAGGTACTACAACTACAACACCTATTTCTGATGAAACCACTACAACTAGTAGACAAACTGCTGCAGCCAGTACACTAACCTCTACTGTAGCTCCTGAACCCTCTACTACTGAACTCACTTCTAAAGAAGCCACTACCACTGTAGCCACTGCAGGAACCACTAGTACAGCATTACATTCTGTAAAAACAACTACTACAGGATTCACCACTGCTACAACTGCCACAGCCAGCGCCACTGAAACAACTACTGCAACTACAGGAGCTACTACTAGTGCAACCACTACTACTGCAGTCAATACTGAAGCAAACACTGCTACTAGTGCCACTACTGCAGCCACAGCTGTAGTATCCACTGCAGGAACCAATAGTACAGCATTACATTCTTTAGAAACAACTACTACAGGATTCACCACTGCTACAACTGCCACAGCCAGCACTGCTGAAACAACTACTGCAACTACAGGAGCTACTACTAGTGCAACCACTACTGCAGTCAATACTGAAGTAAACACTGCTACTAGTGCCACTACTGCAGCCACAGCTGTAGTATCCACTGCAGGAACCACTAGTACAGCATTACATTCTTTAGAAACAACTACTACAGGATTCACCACTGCTACAACTGCCACAGCCAGCATCGCTGAAACAACTACTGCAACTACAGGAGCTACCACTAGTGCAACCACTACTACTGCAGTCAATACTGAAACAAACACTAGTGCCACTATTACAGCCACAACTGTAGTATCCACTAAAGAAACCACTAGTACAGCATCAAATTCTGCAGAAACAACTACTACAGGATTCTCCACTGCCACAACTGCCACATCCAGCACCTCTGAAACAACTAGTGTAACTACAGGAGCTACTACTAGTGCAACCACTACTACTGCAGTTAATACTGAAACAAACACTGCTACTAGTGCCACTACTACAGCCACAACTGTAGTATCCACTAAAGGAACCACTAGTACAGCATCAAATTCTGCAGAAACAACTACAACAGGATTCTCCACTGCCACAACTGCCACAGCCAGCACTGCAGAAACAACTACTAGTGCCACTACTACAGCTGCAGACAGTACAATAGCCTCTACTGTAGCTCCTGAACCCTCTACTACTGAACTCACTTCTAAAGAAGCCACTACCACTGTAGCCACAGCTGTAATATCCACTACAGGAACCACTAATACAGCTTCAAATTCTGCTGAAACAACTACTACAGGATTCACCACTGCCACAACTGCCACAGCCAGCACTGCAGAAACAACTACTAGTGCCACTACTACAGCTGCAGACAGTACAATAGCCTCTACTGTAGCTCCTGAATCCTCTACTACTGAACTCACTTCTAAAGCAGCCACTACCACTGTAGCCACAGCTGTAATATCCACTACAGGAACCACTAATACAGCTTCAAATTCTGCTGAAACAACTACTACAGGATTCACCACTGCCACAACTGCCAAAGCCAGCACTGCAGAAACAACTAGTGTAACTACAGGAGCTACTACTAGTGAAACCACTAATACTGCAGTCAATATTGAAGCAACCACTACTACTAGTTCTACTACTACAACCAATACCACTACAGTCAATATTGAAGAAACCACTACTACTAGTGCCACTACTTCAGTTGCAGCCAGTACAACAGCCTCTACAGTAGCTCCTAAACCCCCTACTACTGAACTTACTTCTAAAAAAGCCACTACCAATGTAGCCACGGCTGTGATATCCACTACAGGAACCACTAGTACAGCTTCAAATTCTGCTGAAACAACTACTACAGGATTCACCACTGCTACAACTGCCACAGCCAGCACCACTGAAACAACTACTGCAACTACAGGAGCTACTACTAGTGCAACCACTACTACTGCAGTCAATACTGAAGCAAACACTGCTACTAGTGCCACTACTGCAGCCACAGCTGTAGTATCCACTGCAGGAACCAATAGTACAGCATTACATTCTTTAGAAACAACTACTACAGGATTCACCACTGCTACAACTGCCACAGCCAGCACCACTGAAACAACTACTGCAACTACAGGAGCTACTACTAGTGCAACCACTACTACTGCAGTCAATAATGAAGCAAACACTGCTACTAGTGCCACTACTGCAGCCACAGCTGTAGTATCCACTGCAGGAACCACTAGTACAGCATTACATTCTTTAGAAACAACTACTACAGGATTCACCACTGCTACAACTGCCACAGCCAGCACTGCTGAAACAACTACTGCAACTACAGGAGCTACTACTAGTGCAACCACTACTGCAGTCAATACTGAAGCAAACACTGCCACTAGTGCCACTACTGCAGCCACAGCTGTAGTATCCACTGCAGGAACCACTAGTACAGCATTACATTCTGTAGAAACAACTACTACAGGATTCACCACTGCTACAACTGCCACAGCCAGAATCGCTGAAACAACTACTGCAACTACAGGAGCTACTACTAGTGCAACCACTACTACTGCAGTCAATACTGAAACAAACACTGCTACTAGTGCCACTACTACAGCCACAACTGTAGTATCCACTAAAGGAACCACTAGTACAGCATCAAATTCTGCAGAAACAACTACAACAGGATTCTCCACTGCCACAACTGCCACAGCCAGCACTGCAGAAACAACTACTAGTGCCACTACTACAGCTGCAGCCAGTACAATAGCCTCTACTGTAGCTCCTGAACCCTCTACTACTGAACTCACTTCTAAAGAAGCCACTACCACTGTAGCCACAGCTGTAATATCCACTACAGGAACCACTAATACAGCTTCAAATTCTGCTGAAACAACTACTACAGGATTCACCACTGCCGCAACTGCCAAAGCCAGCACTGCAGAAACAACTAGTGTAACTACAGGAGCTACTACTAGTGAAACCACTAATACTGCAGTCAATATTGAAGCAACCACTACTACTAGTTCTACTACTACAACCAATACCACTACAGTCAATATTGAAGCAACCACTACTACTAGTGCCACTACTTCAGTTGCAGCCAGTACAACAGCCTCTACAGTAGCTCCTAAACCCCCTACTACTGAACTTACTTCTAAAAAAGCCACTTCCAATGTAGCCACGGCTGTGATATCCACTACAGGAACCACTAGTACAGCTTCAAATTCTGCTGAAACAACTACTACTGGATTCACCACTGCAACAACTGCCAAAGCCAGCACTGCAGAAACAACTACTGCAACTACAGGAGCTACTATGAGTGAAGCCACTACTACTGCAGTCAATACTGAAACAACCACTACTACTAGTGCCACTACTACAGCCACAGCTGTAGTATCCACTGCAGGAACCACTAGTATAGCATCAAATTCTGCAGAAACCACTACTACAGGATTCTCCATTGCCAAAACCGCCAATGCCAGCACTGCAGAAACAACTACTGTAACTACAGGAGCTACTACGAGTGAAGCTAAAGCCACAACTATAACAGACACTGCTACTACAGCATCTACCGCAGAAGCCTCAACAACTGGCACTGCTATAACAGAATCTTCTGCAACAGAAGCAACTACTAAAACTCCATCTACTACTGCATCAAAAAGTTCTACAGAGTCCACTAGTATAGGAGCCACCACTGATGCCAGTACCAGTATAAATGCCACTTCTGAAACTGGTGCTACCACTGCAACCCCAACCACTGCAAATGTAGTCACTAGTGAATCAGCAATTACTTCTTCAAGCACTAATACAGCAACCTCTATTACAGACGCCTCCACAGTAGCCGCTAAGTCCTCTACTACTAGACTCACTACTGAAAAAGCCACTTCTACTGTAACCACTGTAACACCCACTATAGGAACAACTAATATAGCATCAAATACTGTTCAAACAACTATTACAGGATCCACAGCTGAAAAAACTACTATGGAAGTTATAACTGCATCAACAGCTATCACTAACCAAGCCACAATAACCAAAGACACATCTGCAGTAGCCACTATGGGAGTTAGTGGGACCACTACTAAAACAGACACCACTTCACAAGTCACTAAAACAGCTACATATACTTCAGTAGTAACAACTATACCAGTCACAGCCACTACTTCTGATATCACTAATGCTGATACCTCAACAACTGGCACTACTACATCTAAATCTACTATAACAGGAGCAACATCTGAAACAGTTTCTACTACTGGAGTGAAAAGCTCTGCAGGGTCCACTAGTATGGGAGCCACCACTGATGTGGCTACCAGTATAAGCCCCACTTCTGAAACTGGTGCTACTACTGGAACCACAACCACTGCAAATAGAGTCACTAGTGAATCAACCACTATTACTGCAAGCACTAATACCTATACTACAGAAACTACTACAGTAGTCACTGCCAGTGACATTGCCAGTGCTAAAGTCAGTACTACTGATGCCACCACAATAGCAGCAGCTACTGCTGCCACTACTACTAGTACCACTTCCACAGCTATAACCACTACAGAAGACATTACAACTGCTAAAGCCAGTACTTCTGAAGGTGTGACAGTTACTATTACTGTAGGTACTAATGCAGAATTTACTAGTACTGTAGATTCCACTTCTAGTAAAGTATCAAACCTAACATCTTCAACAGCTGGAGTCCTTATGACTGCAGTCACTACTACAGTATCCACTAATGAAGCTGCTGCTACTACTGGTATCACTGCAACAGCTGCAATCACTGAAAATACTAAAATAATGGACTCAAGTACTGGAGTCGTTACTTCATCAGCAGCAACAGCTGGATCCACTGCAACTACATCTGCTACTATAGGAACAACTAATCAAACATCTGCTACTAGTCTAATCACTGCTAATGAATCCACACTTATAACAGAAACCACTACTGTCAAAATCACAACAGCAGCAGTTAAAACAACTGGAGTCAATACTGGAGTATCCAATATAATAGGAGCCATCACTGAAGCCACTATTGCTGCAGGAGTCTCTAATGGAACTGCTATAGATACAACTACTCTAGGACCTAATACTATTGGAGTTGCTACTATAGAAACTTCTACAATAGTCACTACTACAGGAGCCAGTACTATTGAAAACACTACTATATTAGGTAACAGTAATATAACTGAGGTAACAGTTACTTCAGGATCAACTTCTGAATCAAACAATACTATTAGTGCCATTACTGCAATATCTTCCACTGTAGGAGTATCAACTATAGTTAGTGCTACAGAATACTCTACAATAGTAGCTACTCCAACAGGAGCAGCCACGGGTAGTATAAATGGTACCTCCACTGCAACTGTAACTAATATGGGAACAGCAACTACAGGatcaactactgaatcaatcaaaAATATTACTTCAATAGCTTCTTCAATAGGAAAAACAACTGTTTCTGTTACTGAAGACTCTACGATAGTAGCTACATCTTCTGAAGCTATCACAGGAGCAGCAACAGGTATTACAAATGGAAGCTCTGCTGCAACTACTATGGGAACAGCTACTACAGGATCAACTACTGTATCAACCAATAATATTACTTCAATAGCTTCTACTATAGGAATAACAACTGTTTCTGTTACTGAAGACTCTACAATCATAGGTACTTCTTCTGGAGTTATCATAGGAGCAGCAACAGGTAGTAAAAATGGAACCTCTGCTGCAACTTCTATGGGAACAGCTACTACAGGATCAACTACTGAACCAACCAATAATATTACTTTAATAGCTTCTTCTATAGAATTAACAACTCAAGTTTCTGTTACTGAAGACTCTACAATAATAGGTACTTCTTCTGGAGTTACAATAGGATCAGCAACAGGTAGTACAAATGTAACCTCTACGGTAACTGCAACTACTATGGGAACAGCTACTACAGGATCAACTACTAAATCAACCAATAATATTACTTCAATAACTTCTTCTATAGGAATAACAACTGTTTCTGTTACTGAAGACTCTACGATAGTAGCTACTTCTTCTGGAGTTATCACAGTAGCAGGAACAGGTAGTACAAATGGAACCTCCACTGCATCATCCGGTACTGCGGAAACTACCATTATAGCTTCCACTGGCACTGTCTCTACTACTACACTTTCCTCTGAGATTTCTACGTCTATGGCAACTGAATCCAGTACCAATGGAAATGCTGTAACAAGAAGCACTG GATTATCTGAAGGGGGCAGCACTGTAACACAGAGTACCACAAACACCACCAATTCTGACCAATCAGCAG TCTCGTTTTGGAGCATTATCCTGATTGGACTAGTTGCTGTTCTCGCTGCTGGTTTAATACTGGGGTTACTTTTTGGA ATACTGGCTTGCATAAGGTCCGGGGGCACCTACGCTGTATCTAGTATTCCTAGCTATTTCCCCCATTTAGCTGCAGGGATTTCTGCAAGACCATCATTGAGCCTAGACCCCGAAGGAGGGAGGCTGCAAACAGGATATATCAAGAGACCATCTATTCAAAGAGAAGCGTATGAGCTGCAGCCAAAATTCCTCCATTCTGGGCATAAAAACTattaa